In Dehalococcoidia bacterium, the following are encoded in one genomic region:
- a CDS encoding AsnC family transcriptional regulator, whose translation MTTAARVALDATDQHLLNEMQDKFPLIREPFAELAQRIGISQEETIERVAAMRESGVLRQVSPIFDTKALGYATSLVAMSVPDAQLVRAARVVNAHPGVSHNYKRTHAFNMWFTIAVPPGADLQAHVDVLHEAAGATSTRMLPTLKLYKIGVTLDMTGERKIDDRSAPQYTHSQREVASQHTLTERDRDVIRAVQGDLPLEPDPFAPAARGLGTTVDGLIEELQDLQRRGFLRRFAAILRHRKAGFGANGMAVWNVGDAAVDDMGQTMAGYTTISHCYRRPTYEDWKYDLFTMIHARKKGECEAFVEQLADQHGLKDYAVLYSTTEFKKIRLEYFTPAYDEWEREHLRGSASHA comes from the coding sequence ATGACGACGGCCGCGCGAGTTGCGCTCGACGCCACCGACCAGCACCTGCTGAACGAGATGCAGGACAAGTTCCCGCTGATCCGTGAACCGTTCGCGGAACTGGCGCAGCGCATCGGCATCTCGCAGGAGGAAACGATCGAACGCGTGGCGGCGATGCGTGAATCGGGCGTGCTCCGGCAAGTCAGCCCGATCTTCGATACGAAGGCACTCGGCTATGCGACGTCGCTCGTCGCGATGAGTGTGCCGGATGCGCAGTTGGTGCGTGCCGCCAGAGTCGTCAACGCGCACCCCGGCGTCAGTCACAATTACAAGCGCACGCACGCCTTCAACATGTGGTTCACGATCGCCGTGCCGCCGGGCGCCGACTTGCAGGCGCACGTCGACGTGCTGCACGAGGCGGCCGGCGCCACCTCGACCCGCATGCTGCCGACGCTCAAGCTGTACAAGATCGGCGTTACGCTGGACATGACCGGCGAGCGCAAGATCGACGACCGCTCGGCGCCGCAATACACGCACAGCCAGCGCGAGGTGGCGTCACAGCACACGCTGACCGAGCGCGACAGGGACGTGATCCGCGCCGTGCAGGGCGACCTGCCGCTCGAGCCGGATCCGTTCGCACCCGCTGCCCGCGGCCTCGGCACGACCGTCGACGGGCTGATCGAAGAGTTACAGGATTTGCAGCGGCGCGGCTTCCTGCGGCGTTTTGCGGCGATCCTGCGGCATCGAAAGGCCGGATTCGGCGCGAACGGCATGGCGGTGTGGAACGTCGGTGACGCCGCCGTCGACGACATGGGCCAGACGATGGCCGGCTACACGACGATCAGCCACTGCTATCGCCGCCCGACGTATGAAGACTGGAAGTACGACCTCTTCACGATGATCCACGCGCGCAAGAAGGGCGAGTGCGAAGCCTTCGTCGAACAGCTCGCAGACCAGCACGGATTGAAGGACTACGCCGTGCTGTACAGCACGACCGAGTTCAAGAAGATCCGCCTCGAGTACTTCACGCCGGCGTATGACGAGTGGGAACGCGAGCATCTGCGCGGGAGCGCGTCGCATGCCTGA
- a CDS encoding chlorite dismutase family protein, whose product MPEPSSQREYMRWAFYRFADSWRALSTDDRSRDLDQLAEALAMPVAPWQFCYSIVGLRADTDFGVWLKTEAGTEPLQQFERNVRATAAGDHLVLSHNFISMTKPSPYARKETDPEREALRAYPDGAPYVFVYPMVKTREWYKLSSEERGQIMREHVAVGQKYPRIRINTSYSYGIDDQEFVVAFEGTDPAEFLDLVQDLRYTRASSYTLRDTPMFTCVLRTPSQLVDEFRVRAGALAR is encoded by the coding sequence ATGCCTGAGCCGTCCTCGCAGCGCGAGTACATGCGCTGGGCGTTCTATCGATTCGCCGACTCGTGGCGCGCCCTCAGCACCGATGACCGCTCGCGCGACCTCGATCAACTGGCAGAAGCGCTCGCCATGCCCGTCGCGCCGTGGCAGTTTTGCTACAGCATCGTCGGGCTGCGCGCTGACACCGACTTCGGCGTCTGGCTGAAGACCGAAGCCGGCACGGAGCCGTTGCAGCAGTTCGAACGCAACGTACGCGCGACGGCGGCCGGCGACCACCTGGTGCTGTCGCACAACTTCATCTCGATGACGAAGCCGTCGCCGTATGCACGCAAGGAGACCGACCCGGAGCGCGAGGCGCTGCGCGCGTACCCGGACGGCGCGCCGTACGTCTTCGTCTATCCGATGGTGAAGACGCGCGAGTGGTACAAGCTCTCCAGCGAGGAGCGCGGCCAGATCATGCGCGAGCACGTCGCCGTCGGGCAAAAGTACCCGCGCATCCGCATCAACACGAGCTACAGCTACGGCATCGACGATCAGGAATTCGTCGTTGCGTTCGAGGGCACGGATCCGGCGGAGTTCCTGGACCTCGTGCAGGACCTGCGCTACACGCGCGCCAGTTCGTACACGCTGCGCGACACACCGATGTTCACATGCGTCCTGCGCACGCCGTCACAACTCGTCGACGAGTTTCGCGTGCGCGCGGGCGCGTTGGCCCGCTAG
- a CDS encoding ABC transporter ATP-binding protein, with protein sequence MAPTKLAVPLRLLRYALPYRQRVFLVWGALAGLTAFQLAGPWLVQYAIDTGLDIQTVGGVDVALGDERTLMIAAGLIVGAAAFRGIFQYFQTFTAEWLAQRCAYDIRNDIYNHLQRLSFAYHDKAQTGQIMQRATQDVEGVRMFISMGAIRLVYIAVLLIATLSLMGTTNLQLAMISWIFIPITAALAIRFTSQLRPIMLRTQELQGRLGVVLQENLSGMRVVKAFGRENNEQHKFDTEAADLFDNSYMSSQLQAKYTPLLTGVWSLAMVATAWVGANQIADGNLTAGELAKFLLYLAMLQLPVRSIGFITMLWARAQSSGQRIYDILDAESAVQEKANAAELTDVKGHVRFDGVAFGYDTISPVLRGVDIDAKPGQVVALLGQTGSGKSTVVNLMPRFYDVTGGRITIDDVDIRDVTLSSLRRTFGIVQQDVFLFSATIRENIAYGSPNASNDDVVHVAKLARVHEFIEQLPDGYDTWVGERGITLSGGQKQRISIARTLLLDPKILVFDDSTSSVDTQTEYLIQQALAELMKGRTTFVIAQRLRTVRTADQILVLKGGQIVERGRHEELIEQDGLYRQIYDVELRDQEEAYERERKRLETLGEVQVEAEAATAAGGA encoded by the coding sequence ATGGCCCCCACCAAACTAGCCGTACCTCTGCGCCTGCTGCGTTACGCGCTGCCTTACCGGCAGCGCGTCTTCCTCGTCTGGGGCGCGCTTGCGGGACTGACGGCGTTCCAACTCGCAGGTCCGTGGCTCGTGCAGTACGCCATCGACACCGGGTTGGACATCCAGACCGTCGGCGGCGTCGACGTCGCGCTGGGCGATGAGCGGACGCTGATGATCGCCGCCGGGCTGATCGTCGGGGCGGCAGCGTTCCGGGGCATCTTCCAGTACTTTCAGACGTTCACGGCGGAGTGGCTCGCGCAGCGCTGCGCGTACGACATCCGCAACGACATCTACAACCACCTGCAGCGGCTGAGCTTCGCCTACCACGACAAAGCGCAGACCGGGCAGATCATGCAGCGCGCGACCCAAGACGTCGAAGGCGTGCGAATGTTCATCAGCATGGGCGCGATCCGGCTCGTCTACATCGCGGTGCTGCTGATCGCGACGCTTAGCCTCATGGGCACCACGAACTTGCAGTTGGCGATGATCAGCTGGATCTTCATCCCGATCACCGCTGCCCTGGCGATCCGCTTCACGTCGCAACTACGGCCGATCATGCTGCGCACGCAGGAACTGCAAGGACGCCTGGGCGTGGTGCTGCAGGAAAACCTGAGCGGCATGCGCGTGGTGAAGGCATTCGGACGCGAAAACAACGAGCAGCACAAGTTCGATACCGAAGCTGCGGACCTGTTCGACAATTCCTACATGTCAAGCCAGCTCCAGGCGAAGTACACACCGCTGCTCACCGGCGTCTGGTCGCTCGCGATGGTCGCGACGGCGTGGGTCGGCGCGAACCAGATCGCCGATGGCAACCTGACGGCGGGTGAGCTGGCGAAGTTCCTGCTGTACCTGGCCATGCTCCAGCTTCCGGTGCGGAGCATCGGCTTTATCACCATGCTGTGGGCGCGCGCCCAATCGTCCGGCCAGCGTATCTACGACATCCTGGACGCCGAATCGGCGGTGCAGGAGAAGGCGAACGCAGCCGAACTGACCGACGTTAAGGGCCACGTGCGCTTCGACGGCGTGGCGTTCGGCTATGACACGATCAGCCCCGTGCTGCGCGGCGTCGACATCGATGCGAAGCCCGGCCAGGTCGTCGCGCTGCTCGGCCAGACCGGCTCCGGCAAGTCGACGGTCGTCAATCTTATGCCACGCTTCTACGACGTTACCGGCGGTCGCATCACGATCGACGATGTGGACATCCGCGATGTGACGCTGTCGTCGTTGCGGCGCACGTTCGGTATCGTCCAGCAGGACGTCTTCCTGTTCTCAGCGACGATCCGAGAGAACATCGCCTACGGCTCCCCTAACGCCTCAAACGACGACGTCGTGCATGTTGCGAAGCTGGCGCGCGTACACGAATTCATCGAACAACTGCCCGACGGGTACGACACCTGGGTCGGCGAGCGCGGCATCACGCTTTCGGGTGGTCAAAAGCAGCGCATCTCGATCGCGCGCACGCTGCTGCTCGACCCCAAGATCCTCGTGTTCGACGACTCGACATCGAGCGTCGACACGCAGACGGAATACCTGATTCAGCAGGCACTCGCCGAACTGATGAAGGGCCGCACGACGTTCGTCATCGCGCAGCGGTTGCGGACCGTGCGCACCGCCGACCAGATCCTGGTGCTGAAGGGCGGCCAGATCGTGGAGCGCGGCCGTCACGAAGAGCTGATTGAGCAGGACGGCCTGTACCGCCAGATCTACGACGTGGAGCTGCGGGACCAGGAGGAAGCGTACGAGCGCGAGCGCAAGCGCCTCGAGACGCTCGGAGAAGTGCAGGTAGAGGCCGAGGCGGCGACCGCCGCCGGCGGCGCCTGA
- a CDS encoding ABC transporter ATP-binding protein — protein MAYWGGGSAGGWSGGGHFGGGPGGQLRPNSLQRSTDGWSDDELGSVYNHRVVTRLAKYVAPYRMRLLLALTGTLGFAVLTRTMPLAVGGLIDAAGRTNFDDLNRWGFIYLGLAAGAAVFSFLQLTMSGWMGHRLLLKLRKEMFGHLQKLSLRFYDRNEVGRVMSRVTSDVTSLQELMTSGFLTIFGDIVGIAFSVAFLLYFDWQLALVTFTVIPVLVIAMLVWQSYSRKAFIRVRQAIAMVNANLQENVSGVRVIQSLSREDENAKRFDRINAQNLDANVAAGRLTAAVMPLVEITVAVAMALVIGYGGYRVMNGHLEIAVLIPFVLQLQLLFDPVRDLVLQYTQLQRAMAGGERVIEVLDTKPEFEDKADALELGEVDGRVDFNNVTFNYVEDVPVLANIDLHVRPGETIALVGQTGAGKTTLTSLLLRFYDINEGSIAVDGHDIRDVTHQSLARQTGIVLQDPFLFSGTVTDNIRYGRPDATVEDVEEAARLVGAHNFIMRLDDGYDTELHERGMNLSVGQRQLLSFARAIIARPRILILDEATANVDTHTEQVIQRALKTLLEGRTSFVIAHRLSTIRNADRIIVLEHGRIAEQGSHDELLSLGGRYANLYRMTYEQHALGKNGAAKAEEPATAPAGN, from the coding sequence TTGGCGTACTGGGGCGGCGGTTCAGCCGGTGGCTGGAGCGGCGGCGGACACTTCGGCGGCGGGCCAGGGGGCCAGCTTCGTCCGAACTCCCTGCAGCGCAGCACCGACGGCTGGAGCGACGACGAGCTTGGCTCCGTCTATAACCACCGCGTCGTCACGCGGCTGGCAAAATACGTCGCGCCATACCGCATGCGCCTGCTGCTGGCGCTCACCGGCACGCTCGGCTTCGCCGTCCTCACGCGCACCATGCCGCTCGCCGTCGGCGGGCTCATCGATGCGGCGGGACGGACCAACTTCGACGACCTCAATCGCTGGGGCTTCATCTACCTGGGGCTCGCGGCCGGCGCGGCTGTGTTCTCGTTCCTGCAGCTCACGATGTCCGGCTGGATGGGTCATCGCCTGTTGCTGAAGCTCCGCAAGGAGATGTTCGGGCATCTCCAGAAGCTCTCGCTGCGCTTCTACGACCGCAACGAAGTGGGTCGCGTGATGTCGCGCGTCACCAGCGACGTGACGTCGCTGCAAGAGCTGATGACCAGCGGCTTCCTGACGATCTTCGGCGACATCGTCGGCATCGCGTTCTCGGTCGCGTTTTTGCTCTACTTCGACTGGCAACTCGCGCTCGTCACATTCACCGTCATTCCCGTGCTCGTCATCGCCATGCTCGTCTGGCAGAGCTACTCGCGCAAAGCGTTCATCCGCGTGCGCCAGGCGATCGCGATGGTGAACGCGAACCTGCAGGAGAACGTCTCCGGTGTGCGCGTGATCCAGAGCCTCTCGCGCGAGGACGAGAACGCCAAGCGCTTCGACCGCATCAACGCTCAGAACCTCGATGCGAACGTCGCCGCCGGCAGGTTGACGGCGGCTGTGATGCCGCTCGTCGAGATCACGGTGGCGGTCGCGATGGCGCTGGTCATCGGCTATGGCGGTTATCGGGTGATGAACGGCCATCTCGAGATCGCGGTGCTCATCCCGTTTGTGCTGCAACTCCAGTTGCTCTTCGACCCGGTGCGCGACCTGGTGCTCCAGTACACGCAGCTCCAGCGCGCGATGGCCGGCGGCGAGCGCGTCATCGAGGTGCTCGACACGAAGCCGGAGTTTGAAGACAAGGCGGACGCACTGGAGTTAGGCGAAGTGGACGGGCGCGTCGACTTCAACAACGTGACGTTCAACTACGTCGAGGATGTGCCCGTATTGGCGAACATCGACCTGCACGTGCGCCCCGGCGAGACAATCGCGCTGGTCGGTCAGACGGGCGCCGGCAAGACGACGCTCACGTCGCTGCTGCTCCGCTTCTATGACATCAACGAAGGCTCGATCGCCGTCGATGGTCACGACATCCGCGACGTCACGCACCAGAGCCTGGCGCGGCAGACGGGCATCGTCCTGCAGGACCCGTTCCTGTTCTCCGGCACCGTCACGGACAACATTCGCTACGGGCGCCCGGACGCCACGGTCGAAGATGTCGAGGAGGCAGCACGGCTCGTCGGCGCCCACAACTTCATCATGCGGCTCGACGATGGCTACGACACGGAGTTGCACGAGCGCGGCATGAACCTCTCCGTCGGACAGCGGCAGTTGTTGAGCTTCGCGCGGGCGATCATCGCGCGGCCGCGCATCCTCATCCTCGACGAGGCGACGGCCAACGTCGACACGCACACGGAGCAGGTCATTCAGCGCGCGCTGAAGACGCTGCTCGAAGGGCGGACGTCGTTCGTCATCGCGCACCGCCTGTCGACGATCCGCAACGCCGACCGGATCATCGTGCTGGAGCACGGGCGGATCGCGGAGCAGGGCAGCCACGACGAGTTGCTGTCGCTCGGCGGCCGCTACGCGAACCTGTACCGCATGACGTACGAGCAGCACGCGCTCGGCAAGAACGGCGCCGCGAAGGCGGAAGAGCCGGCTACGGCTCCGGCCGGTAACTGA
- a CDS encoding class I SAM-dependent methyltransferase, producing the protein MSIDLTVPDDGLARDGGWHASAPAWIEGIERDMTRKMLDPLVLHLCGDVTGRRALDVGSGEGRFARMLAERGAECIGIDPTPALVAAARDRGNMSPVRAVAEAMSLRDGAFDLAVSYITLVDIEGYVEAIAEMARSLRPGGRLVAVNIGFASASVAENHGWQRDDDGNELFVPIDNYGSEWSAVLEWNGLRIRNWHRPLSAYMAGRAYSSTLR; encoded by the coding sequence GTGTCCATCGATCTGACCGTTCCCGACGATGGCCTCGCGCGCGATGGCGGCTGGCACGCTTCCGCGCCGGCGTGGATCGAGGGCATCGAGCGCGACATGACGCGCAAGATGCTTGATCCGCTCGTCCTGCATCTTTGCGGCGATGTGACGGGGCGGCGTGCGCTCGATGTCGGCAGCGGCGAAGGCCGCTTCGCGCGCATGCTCGCCGAACGCGGCGCCGAATGCATCGGCATCGATCCCACTCCGGCGCTCGTGGCTGCGGCCCGAGATCGCGGCAACATGTCGCCCGTCCGCGCCGTCGCCGAGGCCATGTCGCTGCGTGATGGCGCCTTCGATCTCGCCGTCAGCTACATCACGCTCGTCGACATCGAGGGCTATGTGGAAGCGATCGCGGAGATGGCGCGATCGCTCAGACCAGGCGGCCGCCTTGTCGCCGTGAACATTGGTTTCGCTAGCGCGTCCGTTGCGGAGAACCACGGCTGGCAGCGCGATGACGATGGCAACGAGCTCTTCGTGCCGATCGACAACTACGGTTCCGAATGGAGCGCGGTTCTGGAGTGGAACGGCCTGCGCATCCGCAACTGGCATCGACCGCTCTCTGCCTACATGGCAGGCCGGGCTTATTCTTCGACGCTTCGTTGA
- a CDS encoding thioredoxin family protein: protein MNIAPERAFTSESQIPVAGVPLVVEFTSSRCRQRPIASRAGGVELPVGRLPVRAVDIDAYPDLRRRFRITLLPTFVVLQGAEEVARIVGPHSRRELASALRRALDPDVVRLEEPPQARAKWNDFTARLWGFTAGL, encoded by the coding sequence ATGAACATCGCGCCGGAGCGCGCCTTCACCAGCGAATCGCAGATTCCCGTCGCGGGCGTGCCGCTCGTCGTCGAGTTCACGTCATCGCGCTGCCGTCAGCGGCCGATCGCCTCGCGCGCGGGCGGCGTCGAACTGCCGGTGGGGCGCCTGCCGGTACGTGCCGTCGACATCGATGCCTATCCCGATCTGCGGCGGCGCTTTCGGATCACCCTGCTGCCGACCTTCGTGGTCCTGCAGGGGGCGGAGGAGGTGGCACGCATCGTCGGGCCGCATTCACGGCGGGAACTCGCAAGCGCACTGCGCCGGGCGCTCGACCCGGATGTCGTGCGGCTCGAGGAGCCGCCCCAAGCGCGCGCGAAGTGGAATGACTTCACCGCCCGACTCTGGGGATTCACCGCGGGATTATGA
- a CDS encoding DUF4097 family beta strand repeat-containing protein, translated as MEHVRTINREFKTGEKAVLHLESRSGTVIVEGRETDRVVIDAVVRVWTDLSVEADDAAALVEQAMEQDAHRVIVRMPALPKREGWAVLFGQGSRVDYHVRVPLHSAVRVLSKSGSVQITHVEGVVHTEAMSGKVGVDDITGDVTAISKSGSLLIERVRGEVTADARSGKVAVNHVQGGVTIDARSGSVEVNDVEGDLKVGSRSGSVNIDNVRGRMSVKSRAGSTRYRGKIVADAEFEALAGSIQLSVDTEFPFFVDAESGGGSVRSDLPPRRNGAGPEGGGPKVRLRTRAGSIRLSKLD; from the coding sequence ATGGAGCATGTGCGCACGATCAACCGCGAATTCAAGACGGGAGAGAAGGCGGTCCTGCACCTGGAAAGCCGCTCCGGCACGGTGATCGTCGAAGGCCGTGAGACCGACCGCGTCGTCATCGACGCGGTGGTGCGCGTCTGGACGGACCTCTCCGTCGAGGCCGACGATGCCGCCGCGCTGGTCGAGCAGGCGATGGAGCAAGACGCGCACCGCGTGATCGTGCGCATGCCGGCGCTCCCGAAGCGCGAAGGCTGGGCGGTGCTGTTCGGACAGGGCTCGCGCGTCGACTATCACGTGCGCGTGCCGCTGCATTCGGCGGTGCGCGTGCTCTCAAAGAGCGGATCGGTGCAGATCACGCACGTCGAGGGCGTGGTCCACACCGAGGCGATGTCCGGGAAAGTCGGCGTCGACGACATCACGGGCGACGTCACCGCGATCTCGAAGAGCGGCAGCCTGCTCATCGAGCGGGTGCGCGGGGAGGTGACGGCCGATGCGCGCAGCGGCAAGGTCGCCGTCAATCACGTCCAGGGTGGCGTCACGATCGATGCCCGCAGCGGCAGCGTCGAAGTGAATGACGTCGAAGGCGACCTGAAGGTTGGCTCGCGCAGCGGCAGCGTCAACATCGATAACGTGCGCGGTCGCATGAGCGTCAAGTCCCGTGCGGGCAGCACGCGCTATCGCGGCAAGATCGTGGCCGACGCCGAGTTCGAGGCGCTGGCCGGCTCCATTCAGCTTTCCGTGGATACGGAGTTTCCGTTCTTCGTCGATGCGGAAAGCGGCGGCGGAAGCGTGCGTTCGGACCTGCCGCCGCGTCGCAACGGGGCGGGGCCTGAGGGCGGCGGTCCGAAGGTGCGGCTGCGCACGCGCGCCGGCTCGATCCGCCTTTCGAAGCTCGATTGA
- a CDS encoding NAD(P)/FAD-dependent oxidoreductase, translated as MYDVIVVGARCAGSPTAMLLAQKGHRILVIDRSTFPSDILSTHYIQVEGVARLRKWGLIEKMDAAGCRPIEKITFFMNGFGLTPPEIPGAPVERAYCPRRTVLDKLLVDAAREAGAEVREGVTLQDLLIEGDRVIGVRARTKDGEVFEERATVVVGADGMHSRVAKIVDAPAYDEHPSLSCAYYSYFSGTNLEGAELHIGENGGILAFPTNDGLDCIAVGQSNEMFEEFRSDIEGNFMRYMEAISPAMHERVRAGKREERWEGTADVPNFFRKPYGPGWALVGDAGYHRDPITGLGINDAFRDAELLSTALDEGLSGRAAMDDALAAYEQQRNEIAKPMYEFTIALASGTPPPEMVAAIEAAQAQGD; from the coding sequence ATGTACGACGTGATCGTGGTCGGCGCGCGGTGCGCCGGATCGCCGACGGCCATGCTGCTCGCGCAAAAAGGCCACCGCATCCTGGTTATCGACCGCTCGACGTTTCCGAGCGACATTCTCTCGACGCACTACATCCAGGTCGAAGGCGTCGCGAGACTGCGGAAGTGGGGCCTGATCGAGAAGATGGACGCCGCCGGTTGCCGGCCCATCGAGAAGATCACGTTTTTCATGAACGGCTTCGGCTTGACGCCGCCGGAGATTCCCGGCGCTCCCGTCGAGAGGGCCTACTGTCCGCGACGCACCGTGCTCGACAAACTCCTGGTCGATGCAGCGCGCGAAGCCGGCGCCGAGGTGCGCGAGGGCGTGACGCTGCAGGATCTGCTCATCGAAGGTGATCGCGTGATCGGCGTGCGGGCGCGCACGAAGGACGGCGAAGTCTTCGAAGAACGCGCGACCGTCGTCGTCGGCGCCGATGGCATGCACTCACGCGTGGCGAAGATCGTCGATGCGCCGGCCTACGACGAGCACCCCTCGCTCTCGTGCGCGTACTACAGTTACTTTTCCGGCACGAACCTCGAAGGCGCAGAACTGCACATCGGCGAGAACGGCGGCATCCTGGCCTTCCCCACCAACGACGGCCTCGACTGCATCGCCGTCGGCCAGTCGAACGAGATGTTCGAAGAGTTCCGCAGCGACATCGAAGGCAACTTCATGCGCTACATGGAGGCCATCTCGCCAGCTATGCACGAGCGCGTGAGGGCCGGCAAGCGCGAAGAGCGCTGGGAGGGCACCGCCGACGTCCCCAACTTCTTCCGCAAGCCGTATGGCCCGGGATGGGCGCTCGTCGGGGACGCGGGATATCATCGCGACCCCATCACCGGTCTCGGCATCAACGACGCATTCCGCGACGCCGAACTGCTTTCGACCGCGCTCGACGAAGGCCTGAGCGGCCGCGCGGCGATGGACGATGCGCTCGCCGCGTACGAACAGCAGCGGAACGAGATCGCGAAGCCGATGTACGAATTCACCATCGCCCTCGCTTCGGGCACGCCGCCGCCCGAAATGGTGGCAGCGATCGAGGCGGCGCAAGCGCAGGGCGACTGA
- a CDS encoding pyridoxamine 5'-phosphate oxidase family protein gives METASFDEIADEFNARVARIVWCTVATVDLKGRPRTRILHPIWEGSTGWIGTSRNSHKAKHLAKNAHVSLSYWDQQHQQIYADCKAEWVDDPSAKQRIWDLYKSTPPPLGYDPAIIPPWSGGPNGGEFGVLKLTPWRIELSALLPPGQASIVWRAKK, from the coding sequence ATGGAAACCGCATCATTCGACGAGATCGCTGACGAATTCAATGCGCGGGTCGCGCGCATCGTCTGGTGTACGGTGGCGACGGTTGACCTCAAGGGCCGGCCGCGCACGCGCATCTTGCATCCGATCTGGGAAGGCTCGACGGGCTGGATCGGCACCAGCCGCAACTCGCACAAGGCCAAGCACCTGGCGAAGAACGCGCACGTCTCGCTGTCCTACTGGGACCAGCAGCACCAACAGATCTACGCGGACTGCAAGGCCGAGTGGGTCGACGACCCCTCAGCGAAGCAGCGCATTTGGGACCTCTATAAGAGCACGCCGCCGCCGCTGGGCTACGACCCCGCGATCATCCCACCGTGGAGCGGCGGCCCGAACGGCGGCGAGTTCGGCGTGCTCAAGCTGACGCCGTGGCGCATCGAGTTGTCAGCGCTGCTGCCGCCGGGCCAGGCATCGATCGTCTGGCGCGCGAAGAAGTAA
- a CDS encoding aminoglycoside 6-adenylyltransferase: MVEEESDPVLRRAVAWASGNEHVRALILESSRAAPDAPVDALSDYDLLLVVTTIEPLRRDESWLAWYGAPLVRFRSEWNDQGYDGITRLVVYEDGTKVDHLLMEAALLDRIKQQPRLPNLLDVGYRVLLDKDGLADGLKPATYRAHIPSKPTEAEYLAVVEEFWWESTYVAKNIWRDELFAWKYNLECVMKLDVMRRMLEWHVEIAHDWSVRPGVVGRHLKRRLPPDIWAEVEATFVGADADENWEALFRTGAVFRRVALEVAAGLGYRYPHKMDAGVVAYWQRLRTMPH; encoded by the coding sequence ATGGTCGAAGAAGAGAGCGATCCCGTCCTGCGCCGCGCGGTCGCGTGGGCGTCCGGCAACGAGCACGTCCGCGCGCTGATCCTCGAGAGTTCACGCGCCGCGCCGGATGCGCCCGTCGACGCGCTGTCTGACTATGACCTGCTGCTGGTCGTGACGACCATCGAGCCGCTTCGGCGCGATGAGTCGTGGCTGGCGTGGTACGGCGCGCCGCTGGTGCGCTTCCGCAGCGAGTGGAACGACCAGGGCTACGACGGCATCACGCGGCTCGTTGTGTACGAGGACGGTACGAAGGTCGACCACCTCCTCATGGAGGCCGCGCTTCTCGACCGCATCAAGCAGCAACCGCGGTTGCCAAACCTGCTCGACGTCGGCTATCGCGTCCTGCTGGACAAGGACGGCCTCGCCGACGGCCTCAAGCCGGCGACGTACCGCGCGCACATCCCGTCGAAGCCCACGGAAGCCGAGTATCTCGCGGTCGTCGAGGAGTTCTGGTGGGAGTCCACGTACGTCGCGAAGAACATCTGGCGCGATGAGTTGTTCGCGTGGAAGTACAACCTCGAGTGCGTCATGAAGCTCGATGTGATGCGCCGCATGTTGGAGTGGCACGTCGAGATCGCGCACGACTGGTCGGTGCGGCCGGGCGTCGTGGGGCGGCACCTGAAGCGGCGGCTGCCGCCGGACATCTGGGCCGAGGTCGAGGCGACATTCGTCGGCGCCGACGCGGACGAGAACTGGGAGGCGCTGTTTCGGACGGGCGCGGTGTTCCGGCGCGTCGCGCTGGAAGTCGCTGCGGGCCTCGGTTATCGGTATCCGCACAAGATGGACGCCGGAGTGGTCGCGTACTGGCAGCGGCTGCGGACGATGCCGCACTAG